The genome window ACGCAAAGACAATGGTGGCCAGCCAGAACCCGTCTCGGAAAAAGAAGCAGAGCAGACCGCAGCAGCCCAGCGCCAGGTTGGTGAACGCCACTTCCTTCTGAAAGGGATTGCCCGCGGGCCAGCCTATGTATGCCGCGACTTCTTCGGATTTGAAATAATGTCCCATGAACGCCCAGATGCCACCCAGCCCGACCTTGATGACCAGCAGCCAGAGTAGCAGGGTGGCGAATATCGGCGCATCCCGCACGATTATGTCCACGCCCGCAATCAGAAGCGCAAGAACAGCCAGATAAACGACATACATGACAACCTCGTTTGCCGGTAAAAACATCAGCTTTATCAGAGCTAAATCAACTAGCAATACGAAACCATTATTTCATGCCTTGCCATCAAATGCGGGTATAAAAAACGAACAAGAAAAAGATTGATGCCATAAAATAAAAAAAGGTCTTGCTTTCACAAGACCTTATTGAATTCATGGCGGAGAGGGTGGGATTCCAGAAATGGAACCAGCAAATCCTGTTATCATTGATGTTATTTTGTCGCCGTTCTGTCTTTGGTGTAGCAGTCTGGTATGTCACTTTAAAACAATGTTTTTTGAGATGCTCCTATCATTGACGCGGAATAAAGCCAGCAAACTGTGCATGTCGTCTCAATGTTGTTTGAATGGCAGTGGCAATGGTTGATGGCATCGTATTCTCGGCGTTATATGCTTTCAGTTCTACTATTATTTTTGATGGTAAAATTGGTGTTCTGTCAATAAAAACATCTGCTCGAACTTTGCTATAGGAAGATATTAGTGTTTCCTCATGTACAGCATTTAATCCTATTTGTGATATGCATGTTGCCAATCTTTTACCCAAGTGTGTTGGTTGCTGGGTTACCGTTGGATACCACGCACGAGCTTCATCAGCACGTTTAGATTCTCGCTCTCTTAACGGTGCGTATGAATCAGGAGACCAATTTCCCGACGCAACTGATATGAAATGTGTCTTTTGAAATCTATCCAGATAGCTTCTCCCTGGAATATATGAATCATCATCGAGGTTTTTGCAGAGAGGGTGAATGTCGGCAGCAGCGATCGGAACGATCCTCACATCAAAATACAATCGTGCCCTGTTGTACTCACGAAGAGGCAAAGTGTTTTGATCTTCAGAATTCAATTGCCTATACCATGCATTCCAATCAAGCTTGTAGCCCTGTCGAGGGTCAGAAAACTGTTGAACTCTTGATATTCGAAGACCATCCGTAACTGGCCAAAGAATTACAACCATATAGTCTGAAAGGTCATGAAGGGCTGTAATATACTGGGCAAGTCGGCCACCAACCTCTTCAATGGCTGAACCAAGGGTAACAGAGTCGTCGCTTATTTGTTGAAGATCCATCTCCAAAATTTCACAATCAGAAAGATCTTTGTCCTGGTTGTGAAACTGAAATGTTTCTTGAATAATACTTGGCCAGCCCGATTTGTCGATGCTGATAATTTCAAAGTCTTTAGAGACCAGGATGCGCTGATTTCGGCTTGTAGCCGCAGCAAGGTCGTTCTGAAAGGCGCGGCTTGTGGTTAACCATATAAATAAAATTTGATTGAGGTTGCTGCGATCTCGATCTAGCAAGCTTAACGTCTCGACAAACGTAGAGGGAACTGACGTGCTTTGGGCAGCAACCTCTTCATATTGATCGACGACAGCAACAAGGCGTCGGCCTTTCCCCTTTTTGGACATTATTTCCAGAGTGTTTTTTAATGATGAAGCGTCCTCGATCGCGTGACGAGGGAGTTGTTCAACATACAACTCGGGGAGGTGTGTTCCAATTTCTAACGCTGCAGAGGTTTTGCCACTTCCACTCTGTCCATAAACAGGAAGAAAACGAATACCGCCGCTAACTTCCATAGAAGCGAAAGCTCGTTTAACAAAAGAAAGTAAAGACTGGTTCGGTTTCAACCGACCACGAAAAGCCATATCCAAATCTTCATACCGAGAGGGAAGGCGAAGCGACATATAGACCTACAAGGGTAGACAGTGTAAAAAGCAATATGAAATTAAACCATAAAATCAATATCAGGACGCCGTTCTAGTTGGCAAGGAATAGTTACACGCTGTTGTCAAAATTGATGATTGCCCTTGTGGTCACATTAATTTGATGGATCGATTGGGAATATTGGCTACCAACCAAATACATCTTTATCCATCCCAAAAGACAGATATTCCCAAAGACAAAGCCCGTCCAGCAACGTAGGCAGGGCGGGCATTTGCGGACGCCATAGAGGCGTCCTGACTTCTAATTTGGCCTTTGACCGGCCAGGAAGCATCAGAGACGAAATTTGGAGGCTGTTTTTCGGCTATCCCTCGATGATCCGATACAAAGTCTGGCGGCTGATGTCGAACTCGGCTCCAACGCCTTCTTTTCCACTCCCTCCCTGCGCCGCCTGATCTCGTCCATCTGTTCCTTGGAGAGCTTCGCCGTGCGTCCACAGTGCTTACCCCTGGCTTGTGCCTTGGCGAACTCTAGGGACACGAGACTGTTTTTTTGCAACAAAAAATCCCTTGGAACACATTCCAAGGGATTTGAACTTCTGGCGGAGAGGGTGGGATTCGAACCCACGTACGGGCTATTAACCCGTAACTCGATTTCGAGTCGAGCGCGTTACGGCCGGACTTCGCTACCTCTCCGAATGGGAGGATGTATATAAACGGACTCGGCTTGGTATGCAAGCCCGAAAAGGACTAACCTTTACGCTTGCCTAAAAAAAACCTTTTCAGCGTTGCGGAACATTCGTCTTCCATGACGCCGCCCACATACCACATCCGGTGGTTGGTGAAGGGCAGGGCATGGCCTTCCAGGTTGGAAACCAGCGCACCGGCGCGCGGATCGGACGCGCCGAAGACCACTCCCGCCACCCGGGCATGGATGAGCGCGCCCACGCACATGATGCACGGCTCCAGCGTAACCACCATGATGGAACCGGTCAGCCGGTAGTTGCCCACCTGTTCTGCGGCACGGCGCAGGCAGAGAATTTCCGCATGGGCCGTGGGATCGCAGGACGCTATGGGCTGATTGTGGGCTGTGGCCAGCAGCCCGCCGTTGGCCGAATATAGCGCTGCGCCGATAGGAGCCTCGCCCGTCTTGGATGCCTGAAAGGCTTCCTCCAGAGCCGTGCCCATGAGGTCACGCCAGGTGGTTCCCGCAGGAGGATCCGGAGGAATGCATGCGCAAGCCATTGCCTTTTACAACCCCTTGAGGTAATTGACCCCGCCTTTGAGCATTGCGATTCCGATCTCGTCGGAAACTTCGCCGCGTGTCCAGTGCGGATGGTTGGTGGGGTGGTTGAATGCTTCGGGGTGCGGCATGAGGCCCAGGATGCGTCCGGAAGGATCGGTCAGTCCGGCAATGGCGCACGGAGAACCGTTCGGATTGTAAGGATATTCCTGAGTCGGTTCCTTGGTTTCCGGATGCACGTACTGAAGAGCGACAAGGTTTTGGTTTTTCAATTCTTCAAGTAAAGCTTCATCTTTGGGGATTATCTTTCCTTCACCATGACGCACGGGAATGTACATGGTATCCAATCCCTTGGTGAAGACACACGGAGAATCCGCGTTGGATTTCAGATGCACCCAGCGGTCCTCGTAACGGCCCGAATCGTTATAGGACAGGGAGACCTGACGCTCGAAGTATTTGCCGCCCACCGCCGGGAGCAGGCCAAGCTTCACCAGGAGCTGGAAGCCGTTGCAAATGCCGAGAATGATGCCGCCCTTGTCGAAAAAGGCTTTGAGCTGATCAAGTACGGGCTTTCCGTCCTCGGTTTCGAGCCAACGCCAGCGCTGGGCAGCGGCCTGGGCGGCGCCGAGATCGTCGCCGTCGAGAAAACCGCCCGGAAAAATTAGGTAATTATAGTCGTCGAGTCGGGAATGTCCCGCAGCAAGATCGGAAAAGTATATGATGTCGGCAGAATCTGCACCAGCTTCCCGAACGGAATGCGCGCATTCCTGTTCACAATTGGTGCCATATCCGGTAATAACAAGCGCGTTGACGCGGGCCATTTAAGTGTCCTCCCGATATTGACATTGGTGAGCGGCCTTGCAACATAAACAAAGGCCACGGTGTTGGGGAGTACATACTTAGCGCCGGGTCGTCAGTCAATATAGTATAAGACCAAGCCGCCAAGCGGCTTATTCATTTATTTACAAGGATTAACCAAGGGGCAAACCTGCACATGAAAACCAAGTTTATTTTTATCACCGGCGGCGTGCTGTCTTCACTCGGAAAAGGGTTGGCAGCAGCCTCCATCGGAGCGCTGCTCCAGGCCAGAGGACTCAAGGCGACCATCCAGAAGCTCGATCCCTATCTCAACGTCGACCCCGGCACCATGAATCCCTTCCAGCACGGTGAAGTCTACGTCACCGACGACGGCGCCGAAACAGACCTCGACCTCGGCCACTACGAACGCTACCTGGGCGCTTCCATGAGCCAGCGCAACAACTACACCTCCGGCTCCATCTACAACTCGGTCATCGAAAAGGAACGCCGCGGCGACTATCTCGGCGGCACCGTGCAGGTAATCCCCCATGTGACCAACGAGATCAAGAAGGCCGTTCTGGACATGCCCACAGACGAAGACGTCGCCCTCATCGAGATCGGCGGCACCGTGGGTGACATCGAAGGCCTGCCGTTCCTGGAGGCGATCCGCCAGCTCAAGAACGACATCGGCAAGGAAAACGTCCTGTACATCCACCTGACCCTGGTGCCTTACATGCGCGCAGCCGGCGAGCTGAAGACCAAGCCCACCCAGCACAGCGTCAAGGAACTCCGCAGCATCGGCATCCAGCCGGATATCATCCTCTGTCGTTCCGAAGTGGAATTGGAAAACGATCTCAAGCGCAAGATCGCCCTGTTCTGTGATGTTGACGCGGACGCCGTGTTCAGCGCCGTTGACGTCAAAAACATCTACGAAGTTCCCCAGAAATTTTACGAGGAGGGCGTCGACCAGAAGATCGCTATCCTGCTCAAGCTCCCGGCCAAGAATGCCGATCTGCATCCCTGGGAAAAACTGGTCCATACGCTCAAGAATCCCACGGGCTCGGTCAAGATCGGTATCGTGGGCAAATACGTGGACCTCACCGAGGCTTACAAGTCCCTGCACGAGGCATTGATCCACGGCGGCGTGGCCAACGAGGTCAAGGTGGAGCTGGAATACGTGAACTCCGAAAAGATCACCTCCAAAAACGTGGAAAAACGCCTCAGCGGCCTGGACGGCATCCTGGTGCCCGGCGGCTTCGGTTCCCGCGGCGTGGAAGGCAAGATCCTGTCCATCCAATATGCCCGCGAGAACAAGGTTCCGTTCTTCGGCATCTGCCTGGGCATGCAGTGCGCCTGCATCGAGTACGCCCGCAACGTGCTGGGCATGGAAGGAGCCAACTCCGAAGAGTTCGATCTTTCCACCCCGCATCCCATCATCTACCTGATGAAGGAATGGTACGACTTCCGCACCAAAAAGACCGAGGTTCGCAACGAATCCTCTGAAAAGGGCGGCACCATGCGTCTGGGATCCTATCCATGCAAGCTCAAGAAGGGCACCGCCGCCTACGAGGCCTACCAGGCCAGCAACATCGACGAGCGCCACAGACACCGTTATGAATTCAACAACGACTTCATCGAGGCCTGTGAAAAGGGCGGTCTGGTCTTCTCGGGCACCGCTCCGGACGAATCCCTGATGGAAATCGTCGAGATCCCCGATCATCCCTGGTTCCTTGGCTGCCAGTTCCACCCGGAATTCAAGTCCAGGCCCATGAATCCCCACCCGCTCTTCCGCGACTTCATCAAGGCCGCAAAGGAAGAGAAGGGCAAGAAATAGGGAAGAGCCGCAAAGAGCCACTCTATGAACAGCACTGATCTGTATTCAGTCAGCACACAGGGGCCGTTTATCATTGCCGGCCCCTGTGTCATTGAGCAGAGGGAACTGACGCTTGGCATCGCTCGGGAGCTCAAGGCCATTTCAGAACGCCTCGGGCTTCCGATCGTATTCAAGAGCTCGTTCGACAAGGCCAACCGTACTTCGGGCGCCAGCTTTCGCGGCCCGGGCATGCAGGAAGGCCTCGAAATTCTTTCCGAAGTACGGAAGGAGACCGGGCTTCCCGTCGTCACGGACATCCACTGGCCCGAACAGGCCGCCACAGTGGCCGAGGTCGCGGATGTTCTCCAGATTCCCGCGTTTCTGTGCCGCCAGACCGACCTGTTGCTGGCCGCCGCGAAAACAGGAAAAATCATCAACATCAAGAAAGGCCAATTCCTTGCCCCCTGGGACATGGAAAACGCCGTGAACAAGATCCGCGAAGCCGGAAACGACAAGGTCTGGCTTACCGAGCGCGGAGCAACGTTCGGGTACAACAACCTGGTGGTTGATTTTCGTTCCATGCCCATCATGGGCGGATTCGGCGTGCCCACGGTCTTTGACGCCACCCATTCGGTGCAACTGCCGGGCGGGCAGGGGGGCTGCTCGGGCGGCCAACGCGAATTCGTGCCGGTCCTGGCGCGCGCCGCGGTTGGCGCGGGGGCTCGCGGTGTCTTCCTGGAGGTCCACCCGGACCCGGACAAGGCGCTCTGCGACGGTCCCAACAGCCTGTACCTCGATTCCGTGGAACCGCTGCTCAGGCAGCTCAAGGCCATCTGGGAGATCGTGGATGCTTAGCGCCGAAGATCGCGCAAAAAACATCAAGCTGCTCGTACTTGACGTGGACGGCGTCCTGACCGACGGGGGCCTGTATTACGGCGACGAAGGCCTGGCCTTCAAGCGTTTCAACGTACAGGACGGCCTGGGCATCAAGATGGCGCAGGCCGCCGGGCTGGAACTGGCCGTCATCACCGGCTTGAACCAGAAACCCGTGGAAAGACGCATCACCGAACTCGGCATCAGACATTATTATCCGGGCAACCATGACAAGGTGCCGCTCTTCGAGGAAGTCTGCAAAAAGGCGGGCGTTTCCGAAGAGCAGGCCGCCTTCATGGGCGACGACTGGATTGATGCGGGCGTCATGCGCAGGGCGGGGCTGGCCATGAGCGTGCCCAACGCCCAACCGGAAATCATCGAGATGGCCCACTGGATCTCCCGCAAGCCCGGAGGGCATGGCGCGGTCCGGGAAGCCATCGCCTTTCTGCTCAAGAAGCAGGGCCGGTTCGAAGCCATCTGGAAGGAGTGGGCCAAGTAGATGAAATTCCGTCCTCTTTTTCTCTGGGGCGCAGTGTTCGTCTGCGGCCTCCTGTTCGGCTTTCTGGTCAAGGAATTCGTGCATTCCGAAACGGAAACCATGCCGCAGAACGTTCCTCCCCAGGAACGGACCGAGCGGGCCGCCTTCGAAGACGCCGACATCGAGGCCGAGGATATTGAACTGGTCCAGGGCAAGGACGGCGCGCTCCAGTGGAAACTCCAGGCAACCAATGCTAAATACAATCAGGAAAAGAAGCTGGTTGCCGTGGAGCGCCCCCAGTTGACCGCCTTTTTCGGCGACGACCGCCAGGAAGTGTTCATCAAGGCGGACGCAGGGGACATCGACCAGAAGAACGACAACCTGACCTTGTGGGACAACATAGACGGCCGTTTCGGCATGTTCGCCCTCAAGGCCCAGCATTTCGACTACATAGGCGCCATCGGTAAGGTCTACCTCAAAGGCGGCGTGGCCGTGAGCAGGCCGGACCTTTCCGTCAATGCGACAGCCGTTGAGATCGACATCGTATCCAGGGAACTGGTTGCGGCCGGCGGCGTGGAAGCGGTCATCATACCGCAGAATACCAATCTGACGTCCTCCCAGGAGAACTGATTATGAGATTTTTGGGGAAAATACTTTTTGCGACACTTGCTCTGACACTCTTCACCGTTTCCGCTTTTGCCGGGGATTGGGGGGAAATACGCAGGGCCGACCGGAATCTCAATGTCCGCCAAAAACCGACCGTCAATTCCGAGCACGTGCTGACCCTCAAGAAGGGACAGCAGGTCAAAACGGATTTCCTGCAGGAAAACGGCTGGGTGGCCATTTTCAAGATCAGCGAGGATATTCGGGATGAATCCCGAGCCCTCGGGTATGCCAACGGCAAATACCTGAGCGTGGTGGCGCAGAGTGAGCCGCTGCCCGGAAAAACGCCCGAGCCCGTCGCCCCCG of Salidesulfovibrio onnuriiensis contains these proteins:
- the kdsA gene encoding 3-deoxy-8-phosphooctulonate synthase; translation: MNSTDLYSVSTQGPFIIAGPCVIEQRELTLGIARELKAISERLGLPIVFKSSFDKANRTSGASFRGPGMQEGLEILSEVRKETGLPVVTDIHWPEQAATVAEVADVLQIPAFLCRQTDLLLAAAKTGKIINIKKGQFLAPWDMENAVNKIREAGNDKVWLTERGATFGYNNLVVDFRSMPIMGGFGVPTVFDATHSVQLPGGQGGCSGGQREFVPVLARAAVGAGARGVFLEVHPDPDKALCDGPNSLYLDSVEPLLRQLKAIWEIVDA
- a CDS encoding DUF6790 family protein → MYVVYLAVLALLIAGVDIIVRDAPIFATLLLWLLVIKVGLGGIWAFMGHYFKSEEVAAYIGWPAGNPFQKEVAFTNLALGCCGLLCFFFRDGFWLATIVFASVFLLGAFSVHMKNRDETGNTNPGNAGPVFYADILGPVALWVLYFLK
- a CDS encoding CTP synthase encodes the protein MKTKFIFITGGVLSSLGKGLAAASIGALLQARGLKATIQKLDPYLNVDPGTMNPFQHGEVYVTDDGAETDLDLGHYERYLGASMSQRNNYTSGSIYNSVIEKERRGDYLGGTVQVIPHVTNEIKKAVLDMPTDEDVALIEIGGTVGDIEGLPFLEAIRQLKNDIGKENVLYIHLTLVPYMRAAGELKTKPTQHSVKELRSIGIQPDIILCRSEVELENDLKRKIALFCDVDADAVFSAVDVKNIYEVPQKFYEEGVDQKIAILLKLPAKNADLHPWEKLVHTLKNPTGSVKIGIVGKYVDLTEAYKSLHEALIHGGVANEVKVELEYVNSEKITSKNVEKRLSGLDGILVPGGFGSRGVEGKILSIQYARENKVPFFGICLGMQCACIEYARNVLGMEGANSEEFDLSTPHPIIYLMKEWYDFRTKKTEVRNESSEKGGTMRLGSYPCKLKKGTAAYEAYQASNIDERHRHRYEFNNDFIEACEKGGLVFSGTAPDESLMEIVEIPDHPWFLGCQFHPEFKSRPMNPHPLFRDFIKAAKEEKGKK
- a CDS encoding KdsC family phosphatase, which encodes MLSAEDRAKNIKLLVLDVDGVLTDGGLYYGDEGLAFKRFNVQDGLGIKMAQAAGLELAVITGLNQKPVERRITELGIRHYYPGNHDKVPLFEEVCKKAGVSEEQAAFMGDDWIDAGVMRRAGLAMSVPNAQPEIIEMAHWISRKPGGHGAVREAIAFLLKKQGRFEAIWKEWAK
- the lptC gene encoding LPS export ABC transporter periplasmic protein LptC, which produces MKFRPLFLWGAVFVCGLLFGFLVKEFVHSETETMPQNVPPQERTERAAFEDADIEAEDIELVQGKDGALQWKLQATNAKYNQEKKLVAVERPQLTAFFGDDRQEVFIKADAGDIDQKNDNLTLWDNIDGRFGMFALKAQHFDYIGAIGKVYLKGGVAVSRPDLSVNATAVEIDIVSRELVAAGGVEAVIIPQNTNLTSSQEN
- a CDS encoding phosphoribosylformylglycinamidine synthase subunit PurQ; this encodes MARVNALVITGYGTNCEQECAHSVREAGADSADIIYFSDLAAGHSRLDDYNYLIFPGGFLDGDDLGAAQAAAQRWRWLETEDGKPVLDQLKAFFDKGGIILGICNGFQLLVKLGLLPAVGGKYFERQVSLSYNDSGRYEDRWVHLKSNADSPCVFTKGLDTMYIPVRHGEGKIIPKDEALLEELKNQNLVALQYVHPETKEPTQEYPYNPNGSPCAIAGLTDPSGRILGLMPHPEAFNHPTNHPHWTRGEVSDEIGIAMLKGGVNYLKGL
- a CDS encoding nucleoside deaminase; protein product: MACACIPPDPPAGTTWRDLMGTALEEAFQASKTGEAPIGAALYSANGGLLATAHNQPIASCDPTAHAEILCLRRAAEQVGNYRLTGSIMVVTLEPCIMCVGALIHARVAGVVFGASDPRAGALVSNLEGHALPFTNHRMWYVGGVMEDECSATLKRFFLGKRKG